In one window of Gossypium hirsutum isolate 1008001.06 chromosome A01, Gossypium_hirsutum_v2.1, whole genome shotgun sequence DNA:
- the LOC121229422 gene encoding uncharacterized protein, whose product MANTNGVIITVYVESHPTTAQSSSQSVPLINTNPVSEKPKRGQCYDRRARLLAYTQQLRAADKYHHPIQWNHSSPKSKKWKCPIAPRRLAISFLGIFRNTKRRWKYQRMPSEEGDKCNCSGKKNIFQRRKFWSKLKRMFKGLSFVWQRKKRVNGKLS is encoded by the exons ATGGCAAACACCAATGGGGTTATCATAACTGTGTATGTTGAATCACATCCCACCACCGCCCAATCTTCTTCACAATCCGTTCCCCTCATCAACACAAACCCTGTTTCCGAAAAGCCCAAAAGAGGCCAATGTTATGATCGTCGGGCTCGCCTCTTAGCTTACACTCAACAACTCAGAGCGGCTGATAAATATCACCACCCAATTCAATGGAATCATTCAAGTCCCAAATCAAAG AAATGGAAGTGCCCAATTGCACCAAGAAGACTAGCGATTTCTTTTCTGGGAATTTTTCGTAACACAAAACGACGATGGAAGTATCAACGTATGCCATCAGAGGAGGGGGATAAATGTAACTGTAGTGGGAAGAAAAACATATTTCAGAGAagaaaattttgg AGCAAACTGAAGCGAATGTTCAAAGGATTATCTTTTGTTTGGCAACGGAAGAAAAGGGTTAATGGAAAATTAAGTTGA